One Azoarcus sp. DN11 DNA segment encodes these proteins:
- a CDS encoding YceD family protein: MPQRSVIPDPFKFAAEGRSLIGTIPLAELSRLADVLLDKSGEVQFSLVGEMGIDRKPRMQLAITGELRVRCQRCLGSMAWPLGVKVQFELVRPGQPIPEDELEEDEFDAIEATPDMDVRALVEDEIVLAVPIAPRHEQCEAPRPDGGAVKESPFASLEKLRKTDSAE, encoded by the coding sequence ATGCCGCAACGAAGCGTTATTCCGGATCCGTTCAAGTTCGCAGCTGAAGGCCGCAGCCTGATCGGCACCATTCCGCTGGCTGAGTTGTCGCGCCTGGCCGACGTGCTGCTGGACAAATCCGGCGAGGTGCAGTTCAGCCTGGTCGGCGAGATGGGGATCGATCGCAAGCCTCGCATGCAGCTCGCCATTACCGGCGAACTGCGCGTGCGCTGCCAGCGGTGCCTCGGCTCGATGGCGTGGCCGCTCGGGGTGAAGGTGCAGTTCGAACTGGTCCGGCCCGGTCAGCCGATCCCGGAAGACGAGCTGGAAGAAGACGAGTTCGATGCGATTGAAGCGACGCCCGACATGGATGTGAGGGCGTTGGTAGAGGATGAGATCGTGCTGGCGGTGCCAATCGCGCCTCGGCATGAACAGTGTGAGGCGCCCCGCCCGGATGGTGGCGCCGTAAAGGAATCGCCGTTCGCGTCGCTTGAGAAGTTGCGCAAGACCGACAGCGCGGAATAG
- a CDS encoding Maf family nucleotide pyrophosphatase has product MKLVLASTSTYRRLLLERFQTPFETASPQVDETPLPGETPPATANRLAIEKAQAVARNYADALVIGSDQVAHIGEEIFGKPGTVARAIAQLHRMRGQAVTFHTALAVVNTRTGQVRSESVPTFVRFRELGDEEIRRYVDKERPLDCAGSAKSEGLGITLLESLSGDDPTALIGLPLIALSRLLRAEGVQLP; this is encoded by the coding sequence ATGAAACTCGTACTTGCATCGACTTCCACCTATCGCCGCCTGCTACTCGAACGCTTCCAGACGCCGTTCGAAACAGCCAGCCCGCAGGTCGACGAAACCCCCTTGCCCGGTGAAACGCCTCCCGCTACCGCGAACCGCCTCGCGATCGAAAAGGCACAAGCCGTCGCCCGCAATTACGCCGACGCGCTGGTGATCGGCAGCGACCAGGTCGCCCACATCGGCGAGGAGATCTTCGGCAAACCCGGCACCGTCGCGCGGGCAATCGCCCAGCTGCACCGCATGCGCGGCCAGGCAGTGACCTTCCACACGGCGCTCGCCGTGGTGAACACGCGCACCGGACAGGTACGCAGCGAGAGCGTCCCGACCTTTGTGCGCTTCCGCGAACTCGGCGACGAGGAAATCCGGCGCTATGTCGACAAGGAGCGCCCACTCGATTGTGCCGGCAGCGCCAAATCGGAAGGGCTCGGCATCACGCTTCTCGAGTCGTTGTCCGGCGACGATCCGACCGCCCTCATCGGCCTTCCGCTCATCGCCCTGTCGCGCCTCCTGCGCGCGGAAGGCGTGCAACTCCCATGA
- a CDS encoding SAM-dependent methyltransferase → MTAQRGSLFLVPVSLGDTACEHILPRDVARITRGIRHFVVENAKTARAELKRLEHPGPLREIDIQPLPEKGDNASLDALLAPAFDGQDIGLMSEAGCPAVADPGARLVARAHARGIPVRPLVGPSSILLALMASGLNGQSFAFNGYLPVSEAERDSRIRQLEDESRRQRRTQIFIETPYRNERLFDALLAICRPATRLCVARELTTANEWIGSASIADWRKGPKPELAKRPALFLILAD, encoded by the coding sequence ATGACTGCGCAGCGCGGCTCGCTTTTCCTTGTCCCGGTGAGCCTGGGCGACACGGCCTGTGAGCACATCCTCCCGCGCGACGTGGCGCGGATTACGCGCGGGATCCGCCACTTCGTCGTCGAGAACGCAAAGACCGCGCGCGCCGAGCTGAAGCGCCTCGAACACCCCGGCCCGTTGCGCGAGATCGACATCCAGCCACTACCCGAAAAGGGCGACAACGCATCGCTCGACGCCCTGCTCGCGCCGGCCTTCGATGGCCAGGACATCGGCCTGATGTCGGAAGCGGGCTGCCCTGCGGTCGCCGATCCGGGCGCGCGGCTGGTCGCACGCGCACACGCGCGAGGCATTCCCGTGCGCCCGCTGGTCGGCCCGTCGTCAATCCTTCTCGCCCTGATGGCGTCGGGCCTGAACGGCCAGAGCTTTGCGTTCAACGGCTATCTGCCGGTTTCCGAGGCCGAGCGTGACAGCCGCATCCGACAGCTCGAGGACGAATCGCGCCGTCAGCGGCGGACCCAGATTTTCATCGAAACGCCCTACCGCAACGAGCGGCTGTTCGACGCACTACTGGCAATCTGCCGACCGGCGACGCGCCTCTGCGTCGCGCGGGAACTGACGACAGCCAACGAGTGGATCGGCAGCGCGAGCATTGCGGACTGGCGCAAGGGACCGAAGCCCGAACTGGCGAAACGGCCGGCGCTGTTCCTGATTCTGGCGGACTGA
- a CDS encoding HAD-IA family hydrolase — protein MANRYDLIVFDWDGTLMDSAAAIVHAIMAASRDLNLPEPSEARARHVIGLGLADALRHAVPDLPEADYPRMAERYRYHYLSRDHELSLFPGAYEMIEELAAAGRMLAVATGKSRPGLDRALERSGLGSFFDSTRCADECFSKPHPAMLEEIMAELGVVQERTLMVGDTTHDLQMARNAGVAGLGVAFGAHPRSVLEGEEVIGLVDSLAELALWLRENT, from the coding sequence ATGGCTAATCGTTACGATCTCATCGTTTTCGACTGGGACGGGACCCTGATGGATTCGGCCGCCGCGATCGTCCATGCCATCATGGCCGCGTCACGCGACTTGAATCTGCCGGAGCCGTCCGAGGCGCGTGCGCGGCACGTTATCGGATTGGGGCTCGCCGACGCCTTGCGCCATGCAGTGCCCGATCTGCCCGAGGCCGATTACCCCAGGATGGCCGAGCGCTACCGCTATCACTACCTGTCGCGGGATCATGAATTGTCGCTGTTCCCCGGCGCATACGAAATGATCGAGGAACTCGCGGCTGCCGGTCGCATGCTGGCCGTGGCGACGGGAAAGAGCCGGCCGGGACTCGATCGCGCGCTCGAGCGCAGCGGGCTCGGGTCGTTCTTCGACAGTACGCGCTGTGCGGACGAGTGTTTCTCGAAACCTCATCCGGCGATGCTGGAGGAGATCATGGCCGAGCTGGGCGTCGTACAGGAGCGCACGCTGATGGTCGGTGACACCACCCACGATCTGCAGATGGCGAGAAACGCCGGGGTCGCGGGGCTGGGGGTGGCTTTCGGCGCGCACCCGAGGTCGGTGCTGGAGGGCGAGGAAGTGATCGGTCTGGTCGACTCGCTGGCGGAGCTGGCGCTGTGGCTCCGTGAGAACACCTGA
- a CDS encoding RluA family pseudouridine synthase has product MMAQGKVAAVRRERVDDSVAGQRIDNYLMRVCKGVPKSHVYRILRSGEVRVNGGRVGPTYRLALGDEVRIPPVRVAARDAPAAAPAGKPLPVVYEDDALLVIDKPSGKAVHGGSGVSFGVIEQLRSQRPDARMLELAHRIDRETSGLLIIAKKRSALTALHDMMREGRVEKRYLTLVPGRWANPLQHVKEPLFKYLTPEGERRVRVSGEGKPAHSVVRLVRRWQRFSLLEVELKTGRTHQIRVHLAHLGFPLCGDDKYGDFPRNKALEQEGLKRMFLHAAYLSFEHPLTGETIALQSPLPDELQGFVDHLDASESDKNG; this is encoded by the coding sequence ATGATGGCACAAGGCAAAGTGGCCGCGGTGCGACGCGAGCGCGTGGACGATTCGGTCGCAGGGCAGCGGATAGATAACTACCTGATGCGCGTGTGCAAGGGCGTGCCGAAGAGCCACGTCTATCGGATCCTGCGCAGCGGGGAAGTGCGCGTGAATGGCGGGCGGGTCGGCCCGACTTACCGTCTCGCGCTCGGCGACGAAGTGCGCATTCCCCCGGTGCGCGTGGCGGCGCGCGATGCGCCCGCGGCTGCGCCTGCAGGCAAGCCGCTGCCGGTCGTGTACGAAGACGACGCGTTGCTCGTCATCGACAAACCCTCGGGCAAGGCGGTGCATGGGGGTAGCGGCGTGAGCTTCGGCGTCATCGAGCAGTTGCGCAGTCAACGCCCGGACGCGCGCATGCTCGAATTGGCCCATCGGATCGATCGGGAAACGTCAGGCCTGCTCATTATTGCCAAGAAGCGTTCGGCGCTGACGGCCCTGCACGACATGATGCGTGAGGGGCGCGTCGAAAAGCGCTACCTCACGCTGGTGCCGGGGCGCTGGGCCAACCCTTTGCAGCACGTGAAGGAACCGCTGTTCAAGTACCTGACGCCAGAAGGCGAGCGCCGCGTGCGTGTGAGTGGCGAGGGCAAGCCCGCTCACAGCGTGGTGCGGCTCGTCAGGCGCTGGCAGCGTTTCAGTCTTCTCGAAGTGGAACTCAAGACCGGCCGCACCCATCAGATCCGTGTGCATCTCGCCCATCTTGGCTTTCCGCTCTGCGGCGACGACAAGTACGGGGATTTTCCGCGTAACAAGGCGCTGGAGCAGGAAGGCCTGAAGCGGATGTTCCTGCACGCCGCCTATCTGTCCTTCGAGCACCCGCTGACGGGTGAGACGATCGCGCTGCAATCACCCCTGCCCGATGAATTGCAAGGCTTTGTCGATCATCTGGATGCAAGCGAGTCAGACAAGAATGGCTAA
- a CDS encoding Rne/Rng family ribonuclease — MKRMLFNATQAEELRVAIVDGQKLIDLDIESAAKEQRKSNIYKAVITRIEPSLEAAFVDYGSERHGFLPFKEISRSYFAPGVDAGKARIQDALKEGQELIVQVEKDERGNKGAALTTYISLAGRYLVLMPNNPRGGGVSRRVEGDERSELREVMDQLEVPQGMSLIARTAAIGRNAEELQWDLNYLLQLWRAIDGAAQSQSGAFLIYQEGSLVIRAIRDYFQPDIGEILIDTDDVHEQAQQFMAHVMPGNVNRVKRYSDDVPLFSRFQIEHQIESAYSRQVGLPSGGAVVIDHTEALVSIDVNSGRSTKGADIEETAFRTNLEAAEEIARQLRLRDLGGLIVIDFIDMESQKNQREVENRLRDALRHDRARVQTGKISRFGLLELSRQRLRPALAETSYIPCPRCSGTGHIRSTESSALHILRILEEEAMKENTGAVHLQVPVDVATFLLNEKRSDIAHIEYRHKIQLIIIPNRHLETPHHEIIRLRHDQLNLEELTLASYQMVGKPPAEVDLRLPTKDDKKPARAEAVVKGIAPAQPAPVVEPKPEAAPAPAAQPGLIARLFAWLRGEKAAPAPQPAEEAQPKREPRPRGERGEGRRGGNGRNRREGQRGEREESAQAARSGGRSERPERAERPERAERPERAERPERAERPERAERTERAEGGEGRARQGRAPRQPKAVEAAEGAIAQPVVDTAAAAAAPGVTDAPVAPAGEEGAPEKRRRRSRGRRDRRTGEEQGALAASADAEAASETAQPEQPAEAVATIAAETQPIVVAEAEAPLPVVASPAEAVPAGIEEAPMPVLAAATAAVEPAAGEQPAEAPQAVEPAEMAAEPVMQAEEATPAPEAVVVTEVEAPAPAEAPVVIAPTVAAESVAPVEPVVVNKVSEAARAPSAPIDLGSSLTESGLVMIETSREKVQAFAEAHAEEAPARPLGRRPRPQSVIADEPLQQVETHKPH; from the coding sequence ATGAAGCGCATGCTTTTCAATGCGACGCAGGCCGAGGAACTGCGCGTCGCAATCGTGGATGGTCAGAAACTGATCGACCTCGATATCGAATCGGCCGCCAAGGAACAACGCAAGAGCAACATCTACAAAGCCGTCATCACCCGCATCGAGCCCAGCCTCGAAGCGGCGTTCGTCGATTACGGCTCGGAACGGCACGGGTTCTTGCCGTTCAAGGAAATTTCCCGCTCCTACTTCGCCCCGGGCGTGGATGCCGGCAAGGCACGCATCCAGGATGCGCTGAAGGAAGGGCAGGAGCTGATCGTCCAGGTCGAGAAGGACGAGCGCGGCAACAAGGGCGCCGCGCTCACCACCTACATCTCGCTGGCCGGACGCTACCTCGTCCTGATGCCGAACAACCCGCGCGGCGGCGGCGTGTCGCGACGCGTCGAGGGTGACGAGCGCAGCGAGCTGCGCGAAGTCATGGACCAGCTCGAAGTGCCGCAGGGCATGAGCCTGATCGCACGCACGGCGGCAATCGGACGCAACGCCGAGGAACTGCAGTGGGACCTCAACTACCTGCTGCAACTGTGGCGCGCCATCGACGGTGCTGCGCAGTCGCAGTCGGGCGCATTCCTGATCTACCAGGAAGGCAGCCTCGTGATCCGAGCGATCCGTGATTACTTCCAGCCGGATATCGGCGAGATCCTGATCGATACCGACGACGTGCACGAACAGGCGCAGCAGTTCATGGCGCACGTGATGCCGGGGAACGTGAACCGCGTGAAGCGTTACAGCGACGACGTGCCGCTGTTCTCGCGCTTCCAGATCGAGCACCAGATCGAGTCGGCCTACTCGCGCCAGGTGGGCCTGCCGAGCGGCGGCGCGGTCGTGATCGACCACACTGAAGCCCTCGTGTCGATCGATGTGAACTCCGGGCGCTCGACCAAGGGCGCGGACATCGAGGAAACGGCCTTCCGCACCAACCTCGAAGCGGCCGAGGAGATCGCGCGCCAGCTTCGCCTGCGTGACCTGGGCGGCCTGATCGTCATCGACTTCATCGACATGGAGTCGCAGAAGAATCAGCGCGAGGTCGAAAACCGGCTGCGCGACGCACTGCGGCATGACCGCGCGCGAGTCCAGACGGGGAAGATCAGCCGCTTCGGCCTGCTCGAACTGTCGCGCCAGCGCCTGCGCCCCGCCCTCGCGGAAACCAGCTACATCCCCTGCCCGCGCTGCAGCGGCACCGGCCATATCCGCAGCACCGAGTCGTCGGCGCTGCACATCCTGCGCATCCTCGAAGAGGAGGCGATGAAGGAAAATACGGGCGCCGTGCATCTGCAGGTGCCCGTGGATGTCGCAACCTTCCTGCTCAACGAGAAGCGCTCCGACATCGCGCATATCGAGTACCGGCACAAGATCCAGCTGATCATCATCCCCAACCGCCATCTCGAGACGCCGCACCACGAGATCATCCGTCTGCGCCACGATCAGCTGAACCTGGAAGAACTCACGTTGGCGAGCTACCAGATGGTCGGCAAGCCCCCGGCCGAAGTCGATCTGCGCCTGCCGACCAAGGACGACAAGAAGCCCGCGCGGGCCGAGGCGGTGGTGAAGGGTATCGCCCCCGCACAACCCGCGCCGGTCGTGGAGCCGAAGCCCGAGGCAGCGCCCGCTCCGGCCGCTCAGCCGGGCCTGATTGCCCGCCTGTTCGCCTGGCTGCGTGGCGAAAAGGCTGCGCCCGCCCCGCAACCCGCCGAGGAAGCACAACCCAAGCGCGAACCGCGCCCGCGCGGCGAGCGCGGCGAAGGCCGCCGCGGCGGCAATGGGCGCAACCGTCGTGAAGGTCAGCGCGGCGAACGCGAGGAATCCGCACAGGCCGCCCGCAGCGGCGGACGGAGCGAACGGCCCGAGCGCGCCGAGCGACCGGAGCGCGCCGAGCGACCGGAGCGTGCGGAACGGCCGGAACGCGCAGAACGCCCCGAGCGCGCGGAACGCACGGAGCGGGCCGAAGGCGGCGAAGGCCGCGCCCGGCAAGGGCGCGCACCACGTCAGCCCAAGGCCGTCGAGGCGGCAGAAGGCGCGATCGCACAGCCGGTCGTCGACACGGCCGCTGCAGCGGCTGCCCCGGGAGTGACCGACGCACCGGTCGCACCAGCCGGCGAGGAAGGCGCGCCCGAGAAGCGTCGCCGTCGCAGCCGTGGTCGCCGCGACCGCCGTACCGGTGAGGAGCAAGGCGCACTCGCTGCAAGCGCCGACGCAGAAGCCGCAAGTGAGACGGCCCAGCCCGAGCAGCCCGCGGAGGCTGTTGCCACCATCGCCGCGGAAACCCAACCGATCGTCGTCGCGGAAGCCGAAGCCCCCCTGCCAGTCGTTGCGAGCCCGGCCGAAGCCGTTCCCGCGGGGATCGAGGAGGCACCGATGCCGGTTCTTGCTGCCGCGACTGCGGCCGTCGAGCCGGCCGCTGGCGAACAGCCCGCCGAAGCTCCGCAAGCCGTTGAGCCCGCGGAAATGGCTGCCGAGCCGGTCATGCAAGCCGAGGAAGCCACCCCGGCCCCCGAGGCCGTTGTCGTGACCGAGGTCGAGGCGCCGGCCCCTGCAGAAGCTCCTGTCGTCATCGCACCGACCGTGGCGGCCGAATCGGTTGCCCCCGTCGAGCCGGTCGTGGTCAACAAGGTGTCGGAAGCCGCTCGTGCGCCGTCCGCCCCCATCGACCTTGGCAGCTCACTGACCGAAAGCGGGCTGGTGATGATCGAGACCAGCCGCGAGAAGGTTCAGGCCTTTGCCGAAGCGCACGCCGAAGAGGCCCCTGCCCGCCCGCTCGGCCGACGCCCCCGCCCGCAGAGCGTTATCGCGGACGAGCCGTTGCAGCAGGTGGAAACCCACAAGCCGCACTGA
- a CDS encoding low molecular weight protein-tyrosine-phosphatase, whose amino-acid sequence MKRILFVCTGNICRSPTAEGVARHAIRTAGLESLIEVESAGTHGYHVGEAPDPRTRKAAEKRGYDLSMQRARKLVAADFESFDLLLAMDLGHLEIMERNCPDAHRPKLQLFMRYARRFTAEEVPDPYYGGERGFDLVLDYCEDAVDGLLHTLMSSR is encoded by the coding sequence TTGAAGAGAATCCTGTTCGTCTGCACCGGAAACATTTGCCGTTCGCCGACCGCCGAAGGCGTGGCCCGGCATGCCATCCGCACGGCCGGTCTCGAGAGCCTGATAGAGGTCGAATCGGCCGGGACGCACGGTTACCACGTCGGTGAGGCGCCGGACCCGCGGACCAGAAAGGCTGCGGAAAAGCGCGGTTATGACCTCTCGATGCAGCGGGCGCGCAAGCTCGTTGCGGCCGATTTCGAGTCCTTCGACCTCTTGCTCGCGATGGATCTCGGGCATCTCGAGATCATGGAGCGCAACTGTCCCGACGCGCATCGACCAAAGCTGCAACTGTTCATGCGGTATGCGCGCCGGTTCACTGCCGAGGAAGTGCCCGATCCGTATTACGGCGGCGAACGCGGCTTCGATCTGGTGCTCGACTATTGCGAGGATGCGGTGGACGGGCTGCTCCACACGCTGATGTCGTCGCGCTGA
- the uvrB gene encoding excinuclease ABC subunit UvrB, with product MTSSTDSVPVVTFEGSPFRLHQPFPPAGDQPVAIGQLTEGIGDGLMYQTLLGVTGSGKTYTMANVIARCGRPALVLAPNKTLAAQLYAEFREFFPENAVEYFVSYYDYYQPEAYVPSRDLFIEKDSSINEHIEQMRLSATKSLMERRDVVIVATVSCIYGIGDPVDYHAMILHLRDGERIAHRDLVQRLVAMQYTRSDIDFRRGTFRVRGDVIDVFPAENAEYAVRIEMFDDEIEHLTLFDPLTGHLKQKLVRFTVYPSSHYVTPRATVLQAIEAIKDELRERVGNFQRAGKLVEAQRIEQRTRFDLEMLNEMGFCKGIENYSRHLSGRGPGEPPPTLIDYLPPDALLFVDESHVAIPQVGGMFKGDRSRKENLVEYGFRLPSALDNRPLKFEEFERLMPQTIFVSATPADYEATHQGQVVEQVVRPTGLVDPALEVRPASTQVDDLLSEAKRRIAAGERVLVTTLTKRMAEDLTDYLGENGIRVRYLHSDIDTVERVEIIRDLRLGEFDVLVGINLLREGLDIPEVSFVAILDADKEGFLRSERSLIQTIGRAARHIHGRAILYADVVTRSMRAAMDETERRRAKQVAFNAEHGIVPKTVSKRIKDIIDGVYSTNDERNAAVAEEARAEYFSMDEKAVAKAIKKLEKEMQEHARNLEFEKAAAARDELFRLRQRAFGADQHGTT from the coding sequence ATGACGAGTTCGACGGACAGCGTTCCGGTAGTGACTTTCGAGGGCAGCCCGTTCAGGCTCCATCAGCCCTTTCCGCCTGCGGGGGATCAGCCGGTCGCGATCGGGCAGCTGACCGAAGGGATCGGCGACGGGCTGATGTACCAGACCCTGCTCGGCGTGACGGGGTCCGGCAAGACCTACACGATGGCGAACGTCATCGCCCGGTGCGGCAGGCCCGCGCTGGTCCTGGCGCCGAACAAGACGCTCGCCGCGCAGCTGTACGCGGAATTCCGTGAGTTCTTCCCCGAGAACGCCGTCGAGTATTTCGTCTCCTATTACGACTACTACCAGCCCGAAGCCTACGTGCCGTCGCGCGATCTCTTTATCGAGAAGGATTCGAGCATCAACGAGCACATCGAGCAGATGCGCCTGTCGGCGACGAAGAGCCTGATGGAGCGGCGCGACGTCGTGATCGTCGCGACGGTGTCGTGCATCTACGGTATCGGCGACCCGGTCGATTACCACGCGATGATCCTGCACCTGCGCGACGGCGAGCGCATCGCGCATCGGGACCTGGTTCAGCGCCTCGTGGCGATGCAGTACACGCGGTCCGACATCGATTTCCGCCGCGGAACCTTCCGCGTGCGTGGCGACGTGATCGACGTGTTTCCGGCGGAAAACGCGGAGTACGCCGTGCGGATCGAGATGTTCGATGACGAGATCGAGCATCTGACGCTGTTCGACCCGCTGACCGGGCACCTCAAGCAGAAACTGGTGCGTTTCACCGTCTACCCCTCCAGCCATTACGTCACGCCGCGCGCGACGGTGCTGCAGGCGATCGAGGCGATCAAGGACGAGTTGCGCGAGCGCGTCGGCAATTTCCAGCGCGCGGGGAAACTGGTCGAGGCGCAGCGCATCGAGCAGCGCACGCGTTTCGATCTCGAGATGCTCAACGAGATGGGGTTCTGCAAGGGCATCGAAAACTATTCGCGCCATTTGTCGGGGCGCGGGCCGGGCGAGCCGCCTCCGACGCTGATCGATTATCTGCCGCCCGATGCGCTGTTGTTCGTCGACGAATCGCACGTCGCGATTCCGCAGGTGGGTGGCATGTTCAAGGGCGACCGGTCACGCAAGGAGAATCTCGTCGAGTACGGCTTCCGCCTGCCGTCGGCGCTCGACAACCGGCCGCTGAAGTTCGAGGAATTCGAGCGCCTGATGCCGCAAACGATCTTCGTGTCGGCGACGCCGGCGGATTACGAGGCGACGCATCAGGGGCAGGTCGTCGAACAGGTCGTGCGGCCGACCGGGCTGGTCGATCCGGCGCTGGAAGTGCGCCCCGCAAGCACGCAGGTCGATGATCTGCTGTCGGAAGCCAAACGCCGGATCGCGGCCGGGGAGCGCGTGCTGGTCACGACGCTGACGAAGCGGATGGCGGAGGATCTCACCGACTATCTGGGGGAAAACGGCATCCGCGTGCGCTACCTGCATTCGGACATCGACACCGTCGAGCGCGTCGAGATCATTCGCGACCTGCGTCTGGGCGAGTTCGACGTGCTGGTCGGGATCAACCTGCTGCGCGAAGGTCTGGACATCCCGGAAGTCTCGTTCGTCGCGATCCTGGACGCCGACAAGGAGGGCTTCCTGCGTTCCGAGCGCTCGCTGATCCAGACGATCGGCCGCGCCGCCCGCCACATCCACGGCCGCGCGATCCTGTACGCCGATGTCGTGACGCGCTCGATGCGTGCGGCGATGGACGAAACCGAGCGGCGGCGCGCCAAGCAGGTAGCCTTCAATGCCGAGCACGGCATCGTCCCGAAGACCGTGAGCAAGCGCATCAAGGACATCATCGACGGGGTCTATTCGACCAACGACGAGCGCAATGCCGCGGTCGCCGAGGAGGCGAGGGCCGAGTATTTCTCGATGGACGAGAAGGCCGTGGCGAAGGCGATCAAGAAGCTCGAGAAGGAAATGCAGGAGCACGCCCGCAATCTCGAGTTCGAAAAGGCCGCGGCGGCGCGCGACGAATTGTTCAGACTGCGCCAGCGTGCCTTCGGCGCAGATCAGCACGGGACGACGTGA
- a CDS encoding amino acid aminotransferase: MPASIFAAVEMAPRDPILGLNEAFNADTRTEKVNLGVGVYYDDNGKIPLLAAVKTAEKARLEAMPPRGYQPIEGPAAYSTAVQNLLFGKDSALIANGQVVTVQALGGTGALKVGADYLKRLLPGATVYISDPSWENHRALFESAGFPVENYPYYEPTTRGVNFAGMKAKLEQLAPGSVVVLHACCHNPTGADLSEAQWGEVVGACRERGLVPFLDMAYQGFADGIEPDAIAVRLFSASGLQFFVSSSFSKSFSLYGERVGALSIVTAAKDESTRVLSQVKRVIRTNYSNPPIHGGAVVAAVLNSAELRQMWENELAGMRDRIRAMRTGLVENLKAAGVAQDFSFVIQQRGMFSYTGLSAAQVEQLKNDFGIYAVSTGRICLAALNSRNIGYVAKAIAQVVKA, translated from the coding sequence ATGCCCGCTTCGATCTTCGCCGCCGTCGAGATGGCGCCCCGTGACCCGATCCTCGGACTGAACGAGGCCTTCAACGCCGACACCCGCACCGAGAAGGTGAACCTCGGCGTGGGCGTCTACTACGACGACAACGGCAAGATTCCGCTGCTGGCAGCCGTCAAGACTGCCGAAAAGGCGCGTCTCGAAGCGATGCCCCCGCGTGGCTACCAGCCCATCGAAGGCCCCGCCGCCTACAGCACCGCCGTGCAGAACCTGCTGTTCGGCAAGGACTCCGCCCTCATCGCCAACGGCCAGGTCGTGACCGTGCAGGCACTCGGCGGCACCGGCGCGCTCAAGGTCGGCGCCGACTACCTGAAGCGCCTTCTCCCCGGCGCGACCGTCTACATTTCCGACCCGAGCTGGGAAAATCACCGCGCGCTGTTCGAGTCCGCCGGCTTCCCGGTCGAAAATTACCCGTATTACGAACCGACCACCCGCGGCGTGAACTTCGCCGGCATGAAGGCCAAGCTCGAACAACTCGCCCCGGGTTCGGTCGTCGTGCTGCACGCCTGCTGCCACAACCCGACAGGCGCTGACCTGAGCGAAGCCCAGTGGGGCGAGGTCGTCGGTGCCTGCCGCGAACGCGGCCTCGTGCCCTTCCTCGACATGGCCTACCAGGGCTTCGCCGACGGCATCGAGCCGGACGCCATCGCCGTGCGCCTGTTCTCCGCCAGCGGGCTCCAGTTCTTCGTCTCGAGCTCGTTCTCGAAGTCGTTCTCGCTCTACGGCGAACGCGTCGGCGCCCTCTCCATCGTCACGGCCGCCAAGGATGAATCGACCCGCGTGCTGTCCCAGGTCAAGCGCGTCATCCGCACCAACTACTCCAACCCGCCGATCCACGGCGGCGCAGTGGTTGCGGCCGTGCTCAACTCGGCCGAGCTGCGCCAGATGTGGGAAAACGAACTCGCGGGCATGCGCGACCGCATTCGTGCGATGCGCACCGGCCTCGTCGAGAACCTCAAGGCGGCCGGCGTCGCGCAGGACTTCTCCTTCGTGATCCAGCAGCGTGGCATGTTCTCCTACACCGGCCTGTCGGCCGCCCAGGTCGAGCAGCTGAAAAACGACTTCGGCATCTACGCCGTGTCGACCGGCCGCATCTGCCTCGCCGCCCTCAACTCGCGCAACATCGGCTACGTCGCGAAGGCGATTGCCCAGGTTGTGAAGGCCTGA